CGACGAACCTGTTGAAAAACTCTTTAAGCGAATCCAGCGTGAGGTCGGTCCGTCTAACGAAACGGACGAAATCGAGGACATTGAGGAGGAGGGCCAGAACGAAACGCGTGAGTACGGACGCGCACTAACCAGGCTATTAGCTGAGGGGGTTCGCCTAGTCAGGTCATCGGCGGATGAGAAATGGGCAATCGTAAAGAGGGAGTTGCTAGATCCTCACGGTGACGAAAAGGTAGTGCTATTTGCCCAGCCAATCGAAACGGTGATGGCGATTGCCCAATACCTAGAGCGAACGAGTGGAGCTCGCCCGGCTCTAATCATCGGCGGCCAAAGTGAAGCCGAGCGGGAAGCCGAAGTAGCAGCATTCTGGCGGCCTGATGGGCCACGGTTTCTAGTGTCATCGCGCGCTGGTGGCGAGGGGATCAACTTGCAGATCGCTCGGCGTTTAATTCACATTGATGTTCCGTGGAATCCGATGGACATGGAGCAGCGAGTCGGTCGTGTCCACCGGTTTGGATCACGGCGAACCATTATTGTGGACACTGTAGTTGTTACCGACAGCCGGGAGGCTCACGCCTATCGAGTCGCTCGCCAGAAGTTGGAGTTGATCGCCCGCGCCCTCGTACCTTCGGAACGATTCGAGGCTGTGTTCTCTCGGGTGATGGGGCTAGTTCCCCCGGAAGAACTACAGGATGTTTTGATACAAGCGGCCGCCGGGCCACTCTCCGACCGGGATCAGGATGCAATTAATCGGATGGTTCAAGAAGGTTTCGGGGCCTGGCAGGCCTTCCATGATCGGTTCGCCGATAGACAGCGACAGATTCGACAACAAGATCCTGGGCTGGCGACCTGGGAGGATGTAAGCCGATTTCTTGCGGAATATGGAAACGTCGAGACTCGTGAAGGGTTCAGAGCGCTTCGATTCACTCGGACGGGCGATCAAGTCGATCCAATCGAACAGCCGGTGAATGTGGTAAACCTCGGTGACCAAGAGCAGTACGTCTGCGGAGACGTCGGTGGTGCGCCCGTCTTCGGGCCGGACGGCAAACAAGCTCGTCAGCTTGGTCTCAACCTTCCTCCCGTTGCAGAACTTCTTCGCCGTCTTGCATTCGCTACACCAGCGGGCGCCGCCGTGCTAAGGGTGACTAACGAACTTACACTTCCGGGCGTGGACAACTCCACGCCATTAGGAGTTTTGATCTTTGCACGGCAGACGGTTCGCCCGGACCCCCGTTCTGGACACATCGAGATCGGGTGTTCGCTGCCATGTTACATCCTCACCGCTGATAGTAACCCTGTACCTGTCGAAGGGCCTCTGAAGCGGGCTCTCCTCTACGCCCTATTTGACGCCACCGTCGCGCGGGTCAGGCCAGAGCCGGTTGACCAGTTGATTGCAGCTATCGGAAGGTCTGAAACCGAGATCGGGAATCAGCTCCGTTTTCCGTCGGAACAGGAAATGCAGTCTGGAGTGCGACATGCCGTCACTCCGCTTCTTGCTGCCTTGGTACTCAGGTAAGTCACTCAATCGTATTCTCCAAAGCAATATGTGTAAACGCCGGTCGAAAAGGGGTTCTGTCGCACAGTTGGTGACGAGCGTTGGTTAGAATGTCTTTAGGAATTCATTCTGACAGGACGCAGCATCATGACTATGCAGGACCTCTTTCCTCAAGAGGCCGGTTTGGTCGTTACCGATTTCGCTCTCACTCCGGAACTCTTGGCAATCGCCATTCAATCCACCAAGCCCCATTCTGCCTGTCCCAACTGCGGTCGAATATCGGACCGCATTCACAGCCATTATCAGCGTGTATTGGCGGACTTACCCTGGCAAGCTCGCCGAGTACTACTCAGGATCGAACTGCGAAAATTTCGATGCATGAATGCCGCTTGTCCCAGGCAAATCTTCTGTGAACGGCTACCTCATGTATTTGCTTCCCATGCTCGAACAACTGGTAATCCTTGTCGAAAACGGGCCCAGGTACTCATTAAAATCCTTGTCGAAAACGGGCCCACCCCTCAACGTCTTCCTGTAAACTGGTTTCCCCTGGAGGGATCCCAGACTGCAGGAGGCA
The genomic region above belongs to Telmatocola sphagniphila and contains:
- a CDS encoding helicase-related protein — protein: MQHVLETEHLRRVLVADEVGLGKTVEAGLIIQHLLEQSPGLRVLYLAPARLVTNVWREFERLGLHFRQWSASENTANLTDPLVVASIHRAVHGSNVERVLSTWPWDVIVVDECHHLSDWAAGGGDPREKFRLVRDLIAHQPSGARVIFLSGTPHQGHANRFENLLGLLRKPDEPAEALAGRVIYRTKEDVRDWNGNPLFPTRQVNPPILVDLGPEYREWVQHIHDFFRPPPGDPGRADAKRRAAGWRCAQALQWATSSPQAGLGYLVRQAIRARCDLGDEPLEQAIAALRPYRRGPVDEPVEKLFKRIQREVGPSNETDEIEDIEEEGQNETREYGRALTRLLAEGVRLVRSSADEKWAIVKRELLDPHGDEKVVLFAQPIETVMAIAQYLERTSGARPALIIGGQSEAEREAEVAAFWRPDGPRFLVSSRAGGEGINLQIARRLIHIDVPWNPMDMEQRVGRVHRFGSRRTIIVDTVVVTDSREAHAYRVARQKLELIARALVPSERFEAVFSRVMGLVPPEELQDVLIQAAAGPLSDRDQDAINRMVQEGFGAWQAFHDRFADRQRQIRQQDPGLATWEDVSRFLAEYGNVETREGFRALRFTRTGDQVDPIEQPVNVVNLGDQEQYVCGDVGGAPVFGPDGKQARQLGLNLPPVAELLRRLAFATPAGAAVLRVTNELTLPGVDNSTPLGVLIFARQTVRPDPRSGHIEIGCSLPCYILTADSNPVPVEGPLKRALLYALFDATVARVRPEPVDQLIAAIGRSETEIGNQLRFPSEQEMQSGVRHAVTPLLAALVLR
- a CDS encoding transposase family protein, producing the protein MQDLFPQEAGLVVTDFALTPELLAIAIQSTKPHSACPNCGRISDRIHSHYQRVLADLPWQARRVLLRIELRKFRCMNAACPRQIFCERLPHVFASHARTTGNPCRKRAQVLIKILVENGPTPQRLPVNWFPLEGSQTAGGRGWSRWTNTREYVRLIE